The genomic window CTCTTTTTGTACAAACTAATATAGCTACAGAATGACTGCTAAGATAAATCCATTCGAAATAAttcgaaggaaaaaacaaaaaagtcgTCCATTCAAATATACCCTTTTTTAGATGAATTCGAAATATAACTATGGCCCGCATGAGTGGCCGAACCAGCTAATCTCAAATATGCCCAGTCAGCTCAGTAAGAGAAGCCCAGAGGTGGTCCGAAAAATTGAGCTCGTCTCGATTTCGGCCCACCAGTTGGATGGACAAACACACCCATCCGGCCCAGACGGCACGACCTGTTCTTGGGGCAGAAGAAACATATTTGTGCCAGCGCACGCCTCTCCCCGGCCGACCCGAACCCGTGAGACGCGCGTATAAATCGGCGCCACCGCAAAGCCCCAACCCGATCATTCCGGCCGAGTCCCCTCCCTCACCCATTCATCGTGAGCGTCTAGCGAAGCGAGGGTTTCGTCAATGAGAGAGCGAGAGCGATGGCGACGGAGAAGGGAGCGACGGAGGCGGAGAAGGATGCATGTGACGGCAGCAAGGAGATCACCCTGAAGAGCTCGAAGGGGAAGGAGTTCCGTGTGTCGGAGGCGGTGGCGCGGCTGTTGTCGATCGTCGCGCGCGGCCATGATCAGCGAAGGCTTCGGCGACGACAACATCCCGCTCCCCAACGTCACCTCCCGGGCCCTCGACAAGGTGACCTAGTACTGCAACAAGCACGCCAACGCCGCCATTAGGCCCGACTCCGACCCCAGCGCCGCGACCGGCAACAGCAGCGTCAACACCGCGGCATCCGAGAACCTGGAGAAGTGGGACCGCGAGCTCGTCGACGGCCTCGGCCAGGACGCCCTCTACGACCTCATCATCGCCGCCAACTACCTCGACATCCAAGGGCTCCTCAACGCCACCGGCCAGAAGGTCACCGACATGATGAAGTGCAAGACCACGGCGCAGTTTTAACGGATTCTGTGGTGTCCTACTGCTGCTAGCTGGTTGGCCGTCGGTGTGGTTTATCAAAATGGCACGACTTTTTAGGCTAGAATCAATTGAAAACActagggcgtgtttggttgaCTGATCACCCAGCGGTTAAGGAGCGAAGA from Phragmites australis chromosome 14, lpPhrAust1.1, whole genome shotgun sequence includes these protein-coding regions:
- the LOC133890389 gene encoding SKP1-like protein 1B, whose product is MATEKGATEAEKDACDGSKEITLKSSKGKEFRVSEAVARLLSIVARGHDQRRPDSDPSAATGNSSVNTAASENLEKWDRELVDGLGQDALYDLIIAANYLDIQGLLNATGQKVTDMMKCKTTAQF